TGAAGCAGCCATGTCGAACAGTAACTCGGCTCATGCCCTTTCCACTGTTCAGATTTCCCCTCAAGTCGGTGTCGAGAATCATGACAGTGTCAATAGCAACCCACAGTTGGAAGGTGCAGTTAACCGTGACGGTAGCAACCCGCAGGCCGGTCTGATCCAGGGGCAATACGGCAATTTCTATGGCACGACGGTGAATGGCGGGGTCTATGGCAAGGGGACAGTGTTCAAGGTGACGCCACAGTCCGGCAACACCTTCAAGGAGACGGTGGTGCATTCCTTTGGTGAGGGGGAAGACGGCGCCAATCCTAAGGCCGGCTTGATCCAGGTGGCGAATGGCGATTTGTATGGCACGACTTACAACGGCGGGAGGTATGGCAAGGGAACGGTGTTCATGATTCCACACGAAAACCACCGCAAAATTGTGATTTTGCATTCCTTTAACGGCTTCACTAACTCCGTCTTCAGTAACGGTGACAGTGCCGACGGCGCCTATCCGCAAGCTGGGCTGATCCTGGGGAAGGATGGCAATTTCTATGGCACGACTTACTACGGCGGAGCCAGTGGCTATGGAACGGTGTTCAAGATGGTGGACCACGGCGTGGAAGGCACGGTGACGGTGCTGCATTCCTTCGGCTTAGACGATGGCATGTATCCGGAGGCCGACTTGATCCTGACAGCGAATGGCGATTTGTATGGCACGACTTACGAAAGCTGGGATGCGTATGGAACGGCGTTCAAGTTGGCGCGACAATCCGATGACTCCTTCAAGGAGGAGACGGTGTTGCATCCCTTTTATGGCGATTCACCAGCTCAGGCTTACGACGACGGCAGCTATCCGGAGGCCAGCCTGATCCAAGGGAAAGACAACAACGAATTCTTTGGCACGACTGAGTCCGGCGGCAATCGCGAGGAGTGCGGGTGTGGAGTGATATTCAAAATATCGACCTCCGGCTTTTATGAACAGATTGTGCTTTTAAGCCAAAAGGACGGCGGCCATCCACAAGCTGGGCTGATCGTGGGGAAGGACGGCGATCTTTATGGCACGGCTTCCGCCTTCGGGGCCTATAACAAGGGAACGGTGTTCAAGATCATGCACGACGACGACGGCATACCCAAGGACTACCATTTGTACTACAAAACAATAGTGCTGCATTCCTTCTTTGGCGGCAGTGACGGTGACACCCCGCGTGCCGGGTTGATCCAGGGGACGGATGGCTATTTCTATGGCACGACTTACTACGGTGGGACACTTAACCGCGGGACGGTGTTCCAGATAAAGCCCGATGGCACGGAGGGCGTGGTGTATGCCTTTGGTTCGGGAAGGTGAGCGTTTGATTTCAGGGCGTGGTTCCAATGTCGGAGCCCTATTTCGGGGCCACCCATGAATGAGTCTTTCGCCGATATGCTCATGCGCCACGAGCGGCTAACGGAAGCGTGGGATGTCGCCAGCCCCTGGCCTTACGCCGACTATCGATAATCCTTGACGATATCCAGCAGCGGCCCAAGCTGCGCTTCGAAATGCTT
The sequence above is a segment of the Dyella sp. M7H15-1 genome. Coding sequences within it:
- a CDS encoding choice-of-anchor tandem repeat GloVer-containing protein; translation: MSKFYRALKLSVMAGFTWPLIMCHAGEAAMSNSNSAHALSTVQISPQVGVENHDSVNSNPQLEGAVNRDGSNPQAGLIQGQYGNFYGTTVNGGVYGKGTVFKVTPQSGNTFKETVVHSFGEGEDGANPKAGLIQVANGDLYGTTYNGGRYGKGTVFMIPHENHRKIVILHSFNGFTNSVFSNGDSADGAYPQAGLILGKDGNFYGTTYYGGASGYGTVFKMVDHGVEGTVTVLHSFGLDDGMYPEADLILTANGDLYGTTYESWDAYGTAFKLARQSDDSFKEETVLHPFYGDSPAQAYDDGSYPEASLIQGKDNNEFFGTTESGGNREECGCGVIFKISTSGFYEQIVLLSQKDGGHPQAGLIVGKDGDLYGTASAFGAYNKGTVFKIMHDDDGIPKDYHLYYKTIVLHSFFGGSDGDTPRAGLIQGTDGYFYGTTYYGGTLNRGTVFQIKPDGTEGVVYAFGSGR